From the Corythoichthys intestinalis isolate RoL2023-P3 chromosome 6, ASM3026506v1, whole genome shotgun sequence genome, the window ACAGGAATATACTTCCACGTGATGTTAGGGTCGTGATTTTATTTGtaaagcaatcgcaacccacatgTGTTGTCTGTGCGGAAAAGaaaagtgcggctggcttgaccacggaattagaaaACTCATATAAGACAGCAAGCCGGCAACAATGACATAGagattgcgtaaaagggtttattgtacacacaaaaaaaagacgcGATCGCGAAAAAGgaagacacaaaaagggtccgtgacagtaggtcgggatcaattaaaaaaaactggtgGAAAAGCccagtgagaggcagacaagcaaaaaaaacaaggcaatggcagcaagtcaatatctcggcaagccgcctaggatcggtttaaagacactgctgatgagctggaattggatgcaggtacaacGTTGGAAACTTGGGAATAGCACAGCTATTTTTCCAGTCCAGACAACCCGCGTCATCAACCCCAGTGTGCATCGAacgcgtaaaacatggcgccttttggaggtcaaaatgtactaaaaatgatagatttttaaatcaatggcaataatatatgtgtttctcataatacattttagtaaaagagaacaattgtggcttaatagaatctacaagtctttaagtcagaGGTTCCCTTTATGTTTACCAGACTggggtataattttttttgttttgtttctaatCTAAACTGAAACTTAGCGAACGGAATTTCTGACagaaagcactgtttttttccccatcaatCTTTATTGAAATTATTACTGGCTGGAAATTATGGTTTTCCTGGTGACTATGAAGTCTTTGAGTAGATGATTAACTCACTGTCTACCATTGACGGGGGTAGATGTTCCAATCCATTCGGACTGGGAGATCAATCGcagccagcccctcccagtctgaATGTATAGGAACGTCTATGCCCGTAAGTGGCTATGAATGAGTAAATGATGGAAGTCTTATGAACCAGATAGAAGTTCTGATTCTCTTCAGAAGTTCTACTGAGTTTTACACAAATACCTAAATGACAGAGGAGTGTCCGAGTGAAGTTATTGTGTTTGGCTCAGCATGGAATCTCAAACAAAATCCCTCTGGGGAGGCAGGTGGCCCCGAGACCAGCAAAGAGTTAAGTTCTTCACTCTTTGAAGGGGGAAGCATCCTCTCCCTTCTTCTGTGACATCACTGGGTCCGGCCCCCTAAAAGATCCCCCCTCTCCGTTCGCAAGCTCCTCATTCGCGAGCCCCTCTCTCGCGCTCCCGAACGTCGAGCAGCATCTGGACGGTGGGGATTATGATCTGAGGAACCGGTCCGGATCGCGGCGGGTTAGGAATGGCCGCCATCATGAACCCACAGTTCATGAATTTCTGCTTCCCGGGCTCAGCGATGGACGGGGGTCTCCCGGGCGAATCGGAAAAGGAGGAGGATTACAAGGAGACAACCAGGGAGCTGCTAAGCTTCATGGACTCAGCCTCCAGCAACATCAAGCTGGCCCTGGACAAGCCAGTCAAGTCCAAGAGGAAAGTCAACCACCGCAAGTATCTTCAGAAGCAGATCAAGAGGTGCACTGGGATAATCAATTTGACAGACTCTGCAGGGAAGGGGCCCGGATCCCCAACCTCGTCTGGCAAAACTGTCCCCAAGCGGGACGGTGTCCAGGCTAGCCTGCAGAACCGCAGCCTTGCCGCCCTCTTCAGCCCAGCCAAGGAAGTTCGTGGCGAGAAAGCCAGGAAGCCGCCTCTGCGGCATCGCAACCTGCCGCCATCGTTTTTCACCGAGCCGGCCAACAGTGCCAAAGTCAATCCCGCTATGGGACTCTGTCTGCGCGATCTGGAGCGAGCAAACCCAGAAGCGGCTGACTTCTTTGACCTGCTGGGACCTGAATATGTCGGCGGGGCGGCCGAGCAGGAACTCTACCAAAGCGCGCCCAGCCAGGACCACGCTGCCGCCGCCTCCTATGATACTCACCACCTCACCGGAGGCCTTCCGTACCCAGACTCGTGGACTAACTGCTCACCAACTCTGTCCAGGAAACACCCTATTCCTTGCCAACCGCCGCTCTACTGCCACCCGGAGGCCAGCGCTCCTGTAGGCATGGAGGATAACGCACTTTGCTCGTTGGCTTTCTCCAACTTTTTCACAGACTGCTCTGTTCCTCAGGTCAACTACGACTTTAGTGGAGACTACAACAGGACTCATTATTCATCTCTATGAGAAAAGACAATTGTCGTACCAGGGGTTCTCAATATTTGGCGGAATTCTGTCCTTGGGAATGCGACTAATTTGTACACGACTCTGAAAGTGCTGTGATTTATCACTAACCACTCTAATGCAGTAGTTGagtcataaatatgacaaatatttttaggcctgaatataagaaaaACCCCAAATGTACACTGACTGATAAACAAATCTGGGATTGATTACATTCGTATTACAAGACTGAGGTTTTGTGCTGAATGCAAGTGGTCTTAGGTCACTGGCTGTCATTCATGgtgattgacgtccaatccatttttgattGGGAAGGGTGGcccaggggcagtttacatggcgactctgcgacacaaagacgcaatgactgagttgcggactcgcctcgcatgcatatggtgtcggcgaagacgaaaaattctgaatcctacctccaaagtggaagaatccgattgcgggggaatgaagggggcttcctcggcatgcatatcaacggctcctgcggcgcgagaccgcgtcgttaacgtcagcactcgtacacgtcacattgggcgtgcgcagcggtgctactaaacattaaaaacagcaaatatggcggaatgtcggctttaatttactgttttaatcatatttttaaattaaatatgttgaacgtttcaatttttgtgcctttttgaacaaatgaaAAATGACGTTGCTGCGAGTGGGcggtcatatttttttccgggctgagggagcttggtggggtcaaagtgcatcattctctgtcgcccagtaaatctgcactgccccctagggcctggcatgaatactacatcgttttcttgcggaatcgcgacattgttcaaatggagacgcaaatgcaaatgcaaatttgacatttttcgtattctcgtagagtcaccatgtaagcggccctccagtcaaaaattgattggacgtctatcaccgttaaTGGCAATAAAAGATGAACAATCACAGctagtcctcccagttcaaatgaattggattgcTGCCCAGGGGTGGAGCTTATGGTGGTGCTGGGGGTGTGGCGGCACCCGGGCACCTCTGGCGGGCCGAGTTGTGGACGTAAAAGGGGCGTGGTTGGGGTCAAACAGAATAGTACGTTGATTTCCGGCCCTGAAATATAGTGCATAAGTAGTAAATTATAAACCCCTCCCACTGGACGCCCAGTTTGGGGGCGTAAATGGGGCATGGTTAAGCCAGGGaaggtcaaacagaaaggtaagatgatgctCGAATATAgtgtttaaagcaacactaggtaacttttcaacctattaaaaatatttttatagcatttgtgatatgtcgactaGAAAAAGGAGGCAACCAGGATtaaaggacactcaagaataaacactgGCCCGTCATACACTCGCTGGtgtgac encodes:
- the LOC130917640 gene encoding protein FAM181B isoform X1; amino-acid sequence: MAAIMNPQFMNFCFPGSAMDGGLPGESEKEEDYKETTRELLSFMDSASSNIKLALDKPVKSKRKVNHRKYLQKQIKRCTGIINLTDSAGKGPGSPTSSGKTVPKRDGVQASLQNRSLAALFSPAKEVRGEKARKPPLRHRNLPPSFFTEPANSAKVNPAMGLCLRDLERANPEAADFFDLLGPEYVGGAAEQELYQSAPSQDHAAAASYDTHHLTGGLPYPDSWTNCSPTLSRKHPIPCQPPLYCHPEASAPVGMEDNALCSLAFSNFFTDCSVPQVNYDFSGDYNRTHYSSL
- the LOC130917640 gene encoding protein FAM181B isoform X2 produces the protein MAAIMNPQFMNFCFPGSAMDGGLPGESEKEEDYKETTRELLSFMDSASSNIKLALDKPVKSKRKVNHRKYLQKQIKRCTGIINLTDSAGKGPGSPTSSGKTVPKRDGVQASLQNRSLAALFSPAKEVRGEKARKPPLRHRNLPPSFFTEPANSAKVNPAMGLCLRDLERANPEAADFFDLLGPEYVGGAAEQELYQSAPSQDHAAAASYDTHHLTGGLPYPDSWTNCSPTLSRKHPIPCQPPLYCHPEASAPVNYDFSGDYNRTHYSSL